Below is a genomic region from Triticum dicoccoides isolate Atlit2015 ecotype Zavitan chromosome 5A, WEW_v2.0, whole genome shotgun sequence.
TGCGGGTGATCGACGATGGTTAGGACGGGGacgagaaggcactaagtaaaccacgccTACATATGCGAACTAGGaattaatttgagctcaaattgatataaatcaaataaactaccacacatagttactcccaaactaaaacccacaaatcactatacttataaagcattgcaagaacaGAGAGCTCTTGGATGGATGGGGGGCCTTCAAATTATTTGGATAGACAAAGTTGTATGTTGATAACATAAGTGGTATCACTATacttctagcaatgagagatgaaaagacaaagttgctaacctttgtgatcacttggatggatggggggCCTTCAAATTctaacaaattttgggcaaaatgaaggATGAGCTCGAGCTTTAGGGAAGAACTGAGAGCAGAGGAAAATAGGAAGAACAGAGAGCTCAATCGcgggctggacgaagggtttatataggaaaacctttagtcccggttcatgacacAAACCGGAACTAAATGTGATCttctagtaccggttcgtgtcacgaaccgggactaaagggactggTGGGGCCCCATCCTACCACCACCTCTTTAGTCCCAGTTCGGagcacgaaccggtactagaggTTCAACAAGAACCGAGACTAATGATGACCGCCTGCCTAGCCGTTGGAATCCGTTTATAATCTGGGACTAATGTATCTCACGTAAAgtagtttttctactagtgcatgataCCTCTTATGTTATCTCCACTATGGCCAACCATATAGTGGCCACACATGCATGCACTAAaattaatccaaattaatgcatCAGTTTAATTTGGATAGTTTTGTAAAGTATGCGATACATTCCCACTCATACTTGCCTTGTTTGATGAGATTTCAAATTTAAGCCCTGTAAATCGAAATGGAAGGAATATACTCCCTgtctccctccgtcctttaaaaaGTGTACTTCCAAATTTGTTGGAAAGTCAAAAAAATGTTTAGCCGTGTTTATACAATAATACATCAACaattatgccatcaaattagtagttTAAGTCCTGGTGTCCGCATTTATAAtggatttattttagaattttcggtgatgcacgttcagtgggaggagacattcccgtcGACTACAAGGCGCCCacggtgactttgtaaaatctcaagatgatatgccggctcagtctatcGAAGGTGCTCATAAGGGTATGTGTGTGTGGGTTCATAGGGGTAAGTGTATGCGTGTTTATATGAGCGTCTGCGTttgtactgtgttcaaaaaaattagtagtattaGATTCATGGTAAAATATATGTTCATCATATAACTATTTCgtttcacaaacattgatatatttttgtaCAAACTCAATTAAGCTTTAAAATAATTTAACCCTCCAACAAAGTTGAAAATCCATTCTTTTAAAGACGATGGGAGTAGGTGGCTCGAAACGATGAAGGTCCGACAAGAGTAGTGTCGCTGAATGTGCTAGTTTCACCAACCACCCTCGAATAGAAGTTCCTCAACTAGTGCAACCACTCTGGAACGAACCACATCATTTTACTGAAATCAAGCGTAAAGCACCTAGTACACCTTTTTCAATGCAATGGTGTTTAGATAagatgctaagtgcattaaatggcttagcaattaaAGTCTCTAATGTATAGGTGCTTAAATTTTttttgctaagcttgcttcatttaattagctatagacttaaAATTATCTTTCCATTTAGATACACACGCTTAACACCGTTTCTTTCTGGATCACCAGACTAGTCCTTtttttcttaattaacttgccacatcagactttatgtctATGTGACAGACTTAACACTTGTATATTATGAAGCATTAGGAGAGGCCATACACACACACTCTACAACATTTAATGCAGTCAACAAAATCGCCTCATTACCAACAAAAATAACGCATCCCATGAAAAAAGTAACTTATCTTGATAATGTGAGGTTTGGTTTCCAGTTAAAAGAAGTGATGTTTGAGTGCTTGACCCTAGTAACCAGGTTGTAGCCGTATAACAACTTCCACTAGTACTACCCCCAACCTAGTTGTTACTATCTTCGTACGGGTATATAACTTATTTTTTATAGTTAAATGAAAGGTCAAAATTTAAACCAAACTACAAAGAGGACTAATAAACCAGAACGGAGATAATAGAGTAGTTGGTTACTGTGACAATTGACCTAAAAATCATCTTAGCTGGCGAACGTTTGTTGGGAGGAGTGGCATTTCGACCGATTTCGCCAGGGGGGCAACTTTCTTAGGAAAACATGATAGTTCCTTCAGAAATAGAGGTTTTTTGTTTAAAACTGTCATTGTTTGATTTCGCAAAGCAGCTACAACTAATAGGAAAAAGTGTTCGCTTGTCATTCCCTCCTAGTGGACCTTTGCCAGATGACATTACCATTAACCTAACCAAATAGATAACTGTTTTTGAACGATATATCCATCATATTTTTTGGGAACATGACATATATATCATTTTTATAAGGACCAAGGGAGAGGATGCGGAGAAGTCTTGGCGTTAAAACTCGGCCTTGTGGTAGTACCCCCTCGCTAAGAACACTATTCGCAGTCGTCGCCTATGCGCCCTCTGTAGTCTGTCCTGTATTCTGTGTACCCGTCCCGCTGCTGGTGTGAGCTTGTGGTAGTGCCCTCCCTAAGGCTGCTATTTGCCGTCGTCGCCTATCCGCCTTCTATAGTCTACATAAAAGAAATGACTGTATTTCGTGCACACATCCCGCCGCCAGTGTTCATTTTTCCCACGGCCAACAAAACCAGTCAAGCAGGAGAAGGTTGCAGCGAGCGCAGTCAGTGAGTGTACCGCTCGGCCGGCGCTGCACTAGCTAGTTGCCGGCCGATCAATGGAGGTATGCCGTGATGTCGCATCTGCCCTAGCCAAGCTCCACCAAGTGATCAGTGACGACAAGAAGCTGGAGACGAAGATGAGAACTGGCCTCCGAGGAATCTTACTCGATATGGTCCATTTGAATGCCTATATCGAGGAGAACTCCAAGGGGAGAGAGCAAGGGCCTGCACATGAGGCTTGGATCCTGCAGCTTCAAGACTTGGCGTACGACATCGAAGATTTCGTTGATTCCCTCTACCGGAAGCCGAAAGAGAAGTTCCCTCTCCGGGCTGTGCGGATGATCACAGCAACTGATCCCCGACCTGAGTACGGCGATGAAATCACAGCCTTCCAGGAGCGCACGGCGAGGCTGGAGGCGAACAAGCCGAGCTTCCCCGCATGTACCGGCCAGAGTGGCGCAGCTGCTCAAGCTGCGTCTGTGCTCACTGCTGGTCCATCCATGTCCCCAAACGGAGGCACCCACACTCCTTCGACTTCAAGGTTGCTGTCCAGCGACCACGGCGCATCTCCTCTTGTGGGCATCGACCGTTTCAAGCAAGATCTCGTAGATCTGCTGAAGCAAGTCGAAGGTGAGCCCAGAGAGCTGAGGGTGATCTCCATCCTGGGGGTTCGCGGCGTCGGGAAGACTGCCCTCGCAAGGGCAatctaccaagcctgtggcactttCGGCGACCAGGAGCCGTTCGACTGTCATGCTATGGTCATGGTACGGCCTGACGACAATGAGGCTTCCGGGAGCAATGGCGCAGCGGAGCTCTTGAGGGAGATCCTGATACAAGTTGGCAACGTTGCAGGCCAGATCTCCAATACTTCTGCTGCCGAGTTGGAAAATATTCTGCGGAAAGACCTTGAGCACAAGAGGTAATACAATTTCTCCCCACGATTTTCTATTTTGTGTCTTGATTTTTTAACGTATACTGTATTTAGTAAACGCATATATTCGCTGACCATTTACAATTTCTCCCCATAGTTTCTTAATCTAACAACTAGACAAATTACCCTAAAAAAACAACTAGACAAATTGACGACGCAGATGGTTACTGCGGAAGCGTGCAGTCAGCTAAAAAAATTTGTGTACTATTTACAACCGAACCTCCACTTCCACGCTATAAATCCCCAAATCCATTTCATACATGAGATTGATCCGAAGGTGTCCGGACGTGTGCGAGCGGTCCGCTACGTCGGATTTGCCCACCTGAAACAGCTTCTCTTTTTTTTCCATCCTCTCTCTTGTGGGACCAACCACCTAAACAATCATATGTTTGTGTCTTGACAATTTGGGAGACATAATTGTGTGCAAGAATAAGAATAAGCAGGTGCTCAAAGGGGACATGCCCGGACATCATTGACGCATTTGGTTGCCCACAAAATCGCAATCACGCCCGCTGTATGCAGCATCATTTTAGTGTTTGGTTGTTTGGTTACACGTAAGTATTGTTGGGCCTGCGTGACACACATCCGGGCTTGACTCTCTGAAAACGGTCGAGCCGGCAGTTTCCAGCGATGCTATAGAGCACACATGGGTGACTCGCTCGGAACATGTTAGCACATAATCACCAATCCTTAATCATGCCGCCGCCTGCCTCCGTGAGCCCATCTCCGGCCTCGAGGCCTCCGCCGCAGCGCCGGGCCGCAAGTCCACCTCTGCTGGTGTTGTCGCCGCGCGGTGGCAGCCCCTTCCTCCCGAGCCTCGGCCCATCGCCGCGTGGCAGCCCCTTCGTCTCGAGCCCCACGCCGTCGCCACGCGCCACCGCCTTCACCCCGAGCCTCAGGCCTCAGCCATCTAGCAGACGCTGCGCCCgacgccgccgcactccgcctcgAGAACTATGAGCTCCGCATCACCAACAACGACCTTGTCGGCCACTTCGCCATGCTCGGCGGCAACCAGGCCTCCGCTGTCGCACTGGCTGAGCAGCTCCGCGGCCTCCACCTCGGGCAGATGCAGGTGCAGGTGCAGGGCAAGGCCATGTCGTGcgcctccagcctccaccgctcgctCTCCGCCGCCGAGGACACCCGCCTGCTCGACCCGCTCTGCCTCGGCTCTCACGTCGCCCACGCGCTCAGCGCGCTCTACCTCGGCTCCCATGTTGCCGCGCGCCTCGGCTGCAGCTACGTGGCCCCGGCGCTCCGAGGCAGCGCTCGTCCGGCAGCTCGACCCCCTCGCCTCTGCCATGACCGCGCTCTACACCAAGCTGGACGCGATCGCCAACCTCGAGGAGTCGGCCCACAAGCTGCGCCAGCCTGTCCTGGCTCCGCACCTCCGCGTCCTTGACCTTCTTGAGTTCGGCTCAAGGGAGACTCGACGgacggcccggcttggcccgcggCGGTCTCGGTCGACGCGTTCGCCGCGAGTATCTTCCGCATCACAGCCTCCAAGTCTCCAACCTGGCCTCTGTGGCCTGGCACGTGGCCCTGGTCATGCGTGCGTCTTCCCTGGCGCAGCGATTTCCTCCTGCACCGCCCGTGCGCTTGCCTTCGCCCCGGTCCGCCTCTTGTCGTGCCTCGTCTAGTTGTTCGGGCGTCgttttcttcttctcctcgccGGTGTCCCTTGCTCTTGCCTGCGCCGCGGCGAGCTCGAAGGTCACCAGTGTCAGCTCCTCTATGCTTTAGAGATGGGATGGACGCGCGCAGACGACGTGCTCTGCTTCCGTCGTATCGCGGCAAGTTCTGAGGTGTGTGGTTTAAGTGCAGTGGTTAACTCCTAATACCCATGCATGTATGCAACCAAACGCCGGGTGAAAATTGCTTTAACGCTGATAAGATCCCATATGCAGGCAATCAAACTACCTTACAACGTCGTTTTCTGCCTCGTTTTTTCTTAGCCAGGCCCTGCCCAGCCTGGCTCTTTTCCTCCTCTCAACCAGACCCTGCTCACAAAGTAACCAAACACGTCCCACGTTATAGTTGCACATTAAATTGGATTCTTTTCACATTGAGAGAAATATATTAGTGAAGATTGAAACAATGGTTTGAACTGGTCTAATTCATAATTAATGGCTCAACAATTAAGTTAGACCCTTGCATATTCTACACAATTGAGCCAATAATTGCATTTATCTCCTTTCATctacaataaaaatattttcaacaaCCCCTGATACTGGCCATAAGTCGGTCCTTTTGTTGCATCACCAGGATATTATAAGCTATAAACATGAAATATGTTATCTTTTCTAGGTAGCTAAGCACTTTACACACAAACTTATAACCTCAAACAGGGTACTCTAAGATATTGCTATGTTGCTTTTCCTTATTGAATTGTAAGAACTTAGAGTAAATGGCCGCAGCGCATGGCAAATCAAATACTTTCTCTATTAGAAAATAAttcctttgtaaagaaatataagcgtGTTTAGATCACTAATTTAGTGATTAAAATGATTTGTCAAAGAAATAgtcttctccgacaagtattttgggaCATACGGACTAACTACAAGGATACAGCCAGCTGAATGGATCAGGAAGCAGAGTTTGCCCAAAATGATAACTGGTCGACGATCACATTTTCGTCCTTCCCCGCGAAACCCTgttttgccgttggatctcctactATCACGGATCTTAGCGCAATCATGTCGCCACATTGGCATCATGGAACCTTTCGCGTAGGCGCCGATCCAGTGAACAACCTCGGCTATCTCTCCCCAAAATCTCATATTCCATCTCGCCCACCCAGAGATGTGCTCCCAGTCGACCAATGTCTCCCAACGAGGTGTTGCGGCGGCAGTCGCGGATCCCAGTGATTCCGGCGTTTTCTCCATGCGTGCGGTGCGGGCGGGGGAGGGCTAGGCTCGATGCGGTGTTGGTGNNNNNNNNNNNNNNNNNNNNNNNNNNNNNNNNNNNNNNNNNNNNNNNNNNNNNNNNNNNNNNNNNNNNNNNNNNNNNNNNNNNNNNNNNNNNNNNNNNNNNNNNNNNNNNNNNNNNNNNNNNNNNNNNNNNNNNNNNNNNNNNNNNNNNNNNNNNNNNNNNNNNNNNNNNNNNNNNNNNNNNNNNNNNNNNNNNNNNNNNNNNNNNNNNNNNNNNNNNNNNNNNNNNNNNNNNNNNNNNNNNNNNNNNNNNNNNNNNNNNNNNNNNNNNNNNNNNNNNNNNNNNNNNNNNNNNNNNNNNNNNNNNNNNNNNNNNNNNNNNNNNNNNNNNNNNNNNNNNNNNNNNNNNNNNNNNNNNNNNNNNNNNNNNNNNNNNNNNNNNNNNNNNNNN
It encodes:
- the LOC119299459 gene encoding disease resistance protein RGA4-like — translated: MEVCRDVASALAKLHQVISDDKKLETKMRTGLRGILLDMVHLNAYIEENSKGREQGPAHEAWILQLQDLAYDIEDFVDSLYRKPKEKFPLRAVRMITATDPRPEYGDEITAFQERTARLEANKPSFPACTGQSGAAAQAASVLTAGPSMSPNGGTHTPSTSRLLSSDHGASPLVGIDRFKQDLVDLLKQVEGEPRELRVISILGVRGVGKTALARAIYQACGTFGDQEPFDCHAMVMVRPDDNEASGSNGAAELLREILIQVGNVAGQISNTSAAELENILRKDLEHKRPPRR